Genomic window (Streptomyces sp. SLBN-31):
ACCGGGACGAGGCCACCGCACCCGTCTTCTCCGACATCGATCCCGGCTCCCGGCCGGTCGTCGACCCCGTCGTCCAGGCGCTCACCCTCACCGACGTCGTGGTCGGCGCCACCGTCACCGCCCTGCTGCTGGCGCTCGTCGTGCAGGTCGCCAAGCGCCACGACACCGTCGACCCCGACGAGCTCTCCGAGCTGCGCGGCTGATGAACGACCTGCTCCCGCTCCTCGTCGCCGTCCCCCTCCTCGGTGCCGCCGTCCTGGTCGCCGTGGGGCGCCGGCTGCCCCGGGTCGTCGCCGAGTCCGTGGCCTGCGCCGTGTGCGCGGCAACCGCCGGGCTCGCGCTGGTGCTGCTCCTCGACTCCTCGCCGCCCATGACCGAATGGGTCGGCGGCTGGCAGCCGGTGAACGGCGAGAGCGTCGGCATCGTCCTCGTCGGGGACGGCCCGGGCCTCGGCATGGCCGCGCTGGCGTCGCTGCTGACCCTGGCGGCGATGGTGTACTCCTGGCACTACTTCGACGAACCGCCCCGCCGCCACGCGGGCTCCTTCCCCGCCCTGCTGCTGCTCTTCCAGGGCGGCATGTGCGGCTTCGCGATCGCCGGCGACCTGTTCAACATGTTCGTCTGGTTCGAGCTGATGAGCGTCGTCGCCTACGCCCTCACCGGCACCCGTGTCGAAGAGGCCAAGGCCGTGCAGGGCGCCCTCACCTTCGGCGTCGTCACCTCGCTCGGCGCGTACGCCATGCTGATGGGCATCGGGCTGCTGTACGCCCGCACCGGCGAACTGGCCCTCACCCAGATCGGGCGCGGCCTGGACAGCGCCGCCGTGCACGGGGGACCCGACGCGCTCACCCTCGCCGGTTTCGTCCTCGTCCTGACCGGCCTGCTGGTCAAGGCCGCCGCCGCGCCCTTCCACTTCTGGCTGCCCGACGCGCACGCCGTCGCGCCGACGCCCGTGTGCATGCTGCTGTCCGGCGTCATGGTCGAGCTCGGCACATACGGCGTCTGGCGCGTGTACGGCACCGTCTTCTCCGGCCCGGGCGGCGTCCCGGCGGCCGACGCGGAGCGGGTACTGCTGGTGCTCGGGACCCTGACGGCGCTGGTCGGTGCCGTGATGTGCTGGTTCCAGCGGCACATCAAACGGCAGCTGGCCTTCTCGACGGTCGCCCACACCGGGCTGTTCCTGATCGGCCTCGGCGTGCTGACGCCGGAGGGCGATGACGGGGTCGCGCTGTACATCCTCGGCCACGCCGGGGTGAAGGCCGCCCTGTTCGCCTGCACCGGCGTCCTCCTCGACCGCTTCGGCAGCGTCGACGAGTACGCCCTGCACGGCCGCGCCCGGCGGCTGCGCGGTGTCGCCGTGCTCTACGG
Coding sequences:
- a CDS encoding sodium:proton antiporter, whose product is MDVLPYLVAAYVFLVGCYGLATSRNLIHAVGCLSVCQAATYVLLLAVGYRDEATAPVFSDIDPGSRPVVDPVVQALTLTDVVVGATVTALLLALVVQVAKRHDTVDPDELSELRG
- a CDS encoding complex I subunit 5 family protein — protein: MNDLLPLLVAVPLLGAAVLVAVGRRLPRVVAESVACAVCAATAGLALVLLLDSSPPMTEWVGGWQPVNGESVGIVLVGDGPGLGMAALASLLTLAAMVYSWHYFDEPPRRHAGSFPALLLLFQGGMCGFAIAGDLFNMFVWFELMSVVAYALTGTRVEEAKAVQGALTFGVVTSLGAYAMLMGIGLLYARTGELALTQIGRGLDSAAVHGGPDALTLAGFVLVLTGLLVKAAAAPFHFWLPDAHAVAPTPVCMLLSGVMVELGTYGVWRVYGTVFSGPGGVPAADAERVLLVLGTLTALVGAVMCWFQRHIKRQLAFSTVAHTGLFLIGLGVLTPEGDDGVALYILGHAGVKAALFACTGVLLDRFGSVDEYALHGRARRLRGVAVLYGVGGLALAGLPPFGTGLGKTVTEEAVGGPLTVLYVLVSAVTGAVVLRVTARVFLGLGPRPEEDTEYETTGSGEQPETGSRLGRVPDTMRSVPAVLLAASLAVGVAPGFAGLVAHGVNEAGAGGAVVSAPHWTPAGVFLALASTALAGGLAALAVARPKLLAGAYRASRLRRLQSGHLGDYVAWMLVGAALLGALALPGVLGG